The stretch of DNA TTGGTTATGCTCTGAGCATTCATATATTTGTACATTTTCTACCCTATGATGTTGCGTCACAGGAGGTTTTTTCTATAGGAACGCCGACAATATTCATAATTGTTCTTGAAGTTAGAAACTAGGATACAAAAATATATGGATTGTTTTATAGTATGAAAAGTCATTATAGAGAATGAAATGAAGAAAATCTTAAAATTATTGAGTGGAATAGCGTTTTCCGCTATATCTGGATGTTACTCAGATCAAACTCCCCTAACGGTTGTAGATACATGGGAAAAGTCTGGTGCAGATAAGCTTGAGATAAAAAAAGCTTTGTTAGAATGCGGAACGCAGACTTTTTCTGATCTTTCTTCAGAAAAAGGTCTGAGCATTCGTGAAAAACTCAATGCGCATGCATCCGTTGATGCTTGCATGCTCCAAGCGGGATTTCGTAATAAATTTGAAGAGCCGAGGTGGTGTGAGCGTGAGAAGTATAAAGTTTATAATCTTTCCATTTGTCGTCCAGGCGCTGTTATTCCTCAGCGAAGTGTTGAGATACGCTTAAATAGTCCTTATTGTAAAGAGAATAAAGATCAACCGGAATGCCAGCCTTAAGTCTTGCTACTTGTGATGAGAAACAATTCCCCATCTCAACAATGTCTGAAGCAATATGACAATAGGGAATGCGTTGAGCATTTATCTAGTTAACATTTTATTGTATATCGTTGCTGTTTTGCTTGCTCGATGACATTGATAAGATCTGATTGTAACCAACGCGATAAAAAACCAAATTTTAAAGGTTTTGGGAGAGATCCATTAGTCACATGACGGCGAAATGTCGAAACACTCATATGAAGCAGTTTTGCACTTTCACGGTCTGTTAAAAGAATATCATTTTCTGTCATACTAAAATCCTTTCAGTCTCAAAAAACAGAAACAAATCATAAGTATTTATTAACCATATTTTTGAATCATTTGAAAGGTATTTAATCTATAAAAAACAGTGTTTTATTATAGTTTTTCTGATGTGATAATTTATGACTCTTATTGAGATGATATGAGAGAAAAGAAAGCTAAAGTTATCCACAAATCATGGGGTTATGCACCCCATCTGTTAAGATTGACCGGTGACATAAGCTGCTCATTTATCCATATAGACACGACGCTGTTCTAGATAGTCAGTACGACGATAGGCACGTTCTACTTGCCCTCCTACCACATGCCCCAGAATAGTTTCAGCGACCTCATAGGGGGCATCGGTTGTTTCAGCAAGCCAATCGCGTAAACTAGACCGAAACCCATGGGGGCATGCTTTTAGTCCAGTCTGTTGCATATATTTTAACATACATTTCTCACCAAGAGGATCACGACCAGTTGCAGAAAAAAAGAAACCATTACGAAAAAGCAAGCGCGCTTGTTTCAAAATTTCTAATGCTTCTGTTGATAAGGGCACGCGAAATTCTGTTGTAGCATCACGCCTTCCTTTCATATTTTCAGCAAGGATTGTTCATAGATCCCCCTCAACCTGATATGACGCAAAGGACGTGTGCAAACGCCTGTCAAAATAAGCAAACGTAATGCCAGATATGTTATGGTTGTTGTTTTACAAAGCGCCTGATAAAAGGCAGGGACATCTCTCCAATCCATAGCTGGTCTATTCGTGATCTTATGGCGTTGTTTGCCTAATAAAGCTTGTGCTTTTTCTGTTGCCTGTAAATCAACATCCAATCCTAAGGCAGCAGCATGTTTAAGACAAAGATTAAGACGCATCAATGCTTTCTCTGCTGTTCTAGCTTTTGTATGCCAAATAGGGGCAAGAGTATTGCGTATCTCTGTTTGAGTAATCTCTGAAACCGGCAGACAGCCTAATTTAGGGAGAATATGTAGGCGTAAAGGTGCAAACCAGTTCCCATCTTTGCTGTCACCTTTTAATTCAGCTTTACGGCTTTCAAAAGCATCTAAAGCAATATCTTTTAAGTAATGGAGATTACGCATTGCCTCACGCTTTTGTTTATTGCGTTCTTTAATGGGGTCACGCCCCTCACGTAAAACAGAGCGCCACCCAGTTGCACATTCACAGGCTTGTTTTAAAGAGACGTCTCTCAAGGTACCCAAGCCCATTTCATAGCGGCGCCCATGAAGGGTATAGCGTAAAATCCATTGAGCACCTCCATCTTTACGCTTATGAAGAAGCAAGCCTGCACCCATCATTATATTTTCCAGCCCCCAATGTTGCGACAGCCCTTGCATTAAGACGGTTCATAAGAGCCATTTTTACTCTTTTATTCTAGTGTTTTTACCCACACACTTATCCCGCTTATAATGTGCAAGCAAATGATTTTGATTGATTCAATATAAACAGGTTTAAAATGAGAGAATTTTACGATATTAGGGAGTCTCGTTCAAGTTACAAAACAACGATTTATCTTTATAAATAAATATTTTGCCTGATACAGATAAAAAATCCCATTACTTCGTTACTTTTGAAGACAAAGCAACTGTTGTAAAATTTAGCAAATGAACACCACTCTACGTAAAATCATCAAAAAGCACTTAGGAATATAAATACTTTTGTTTCGAATATAATGAACTAACTGTCTTAGAAAAAAAACAGCATGTAGATATCAAATACATCAATGATCGTCATCTACTGTAGTGTTAAGGGGTGTTATATCTTTATTTTTCTTAATTTTTATAACTCCAATAATTCCAGTGAAAATAATTAATGCAGACATAGCTAAAAAAGAGCTCACTAATCCCACGAGTGCAAAAAGTCCAGCAATAAAGCCAGACATTGCTTCCGCAGAGTTCGCTAAAGTTGAAAAAGTTCCAAAACTCTTACCAAAATCATCACGACGAGAATATAATTGAATAGCTGAGACTAAACTAATATCCACAAATGCACCAATAAATCCTAAAACAAAGGCTAGCCCTAAAATTAGTTTTAAATAAAGTCCTGCTACTAAGGGCATAACAAACATAATAACCCCATACAGAAGCCAAAATACCATTAGCTTTAATGATGTAACATTTAATATAATTTTGCTATATAATAAACCACCTACAATAGTTCCAACAGCAATGAGAGAAAAAATATAACTAACAAAGCTTTCCTCTCCACCCACAGAAAGCACAAAAGCTGGAATTAAAAATCTTAAAGTTGCACCAGTAAATAGAATAGCAAACGATGAGCCAACGAGCGTAATAAATAAATTATTATTTTCTGTAGAAATATATTTAAGATAGGAAGCTATTTCTCGATAAATTTTTATAAAATTGAATAGTTTATTCTTACTTGAATTTAAATTCATTAGATTAAATAACACTATAATAGATATAAAATAGGTAAAAAAATCAAAAATGAGTACTGTCGATTTATTTGCTAAAAAAAGCAGTACCGAACAAACTAAAGGGCCAATTATGGATGCAGTTTCGTCTATAATTTGTGAAATGCTATTTGCCTTTGTAAGCTCATTTATTGAAAACATTCTCGGAATAGCAGCTTGAAAACTTGGTTGAAAAATACTTCTTCCTATCGTTGTACATATTGCTGCAAAAATAAGAACAATAATATGTGCGGTATCTGTTATATAGGTTATAAAAACTAATAATGAGGCTAATAATCTAACAAATTCACTTAAGATCATATTTTTCTTCAAAGAAAAATTATCAGCTAACCAACCTCCTATCGGGCCAAAAAAGAGAAAAGGGATAAATCGAAAAAAATACACAAGACCTGTAAAAAAGTAGTTATCTGTTAATTCTAAGACAAGTAAAACAAAAATAACTTCATAAGCATAATCACCAACTTTAGAAATAAAGAGAGAGCAAAAAAGAGTTAATGGACTCTTTTTAAAAAATAAATTCATATCAACCATCCGATATTAAAATTTTCTACAGTTAAAGTTACACTCCATTTAATACAATTTGTTATATGAACTTCGAAAGAATTGTATATTTTAATAAAACACTTAATAAGTTAATAGAAAACTTTTAAATAAATAATCATCATGATACAATCATTTAGACCAATATAAAGCAATATAATAATTTTTTTATTAGTTTCTTTTTAAAAAAATAAATAATGTAAAAACTATTATATTAAAATATACCATATTAGTACAATAAATATCTCACTTTATTTCACACTAGTGTGATATTGTTATTAATATTTATATAATGTAATATTATATTTATTCTTTTATAAATATTTTTTGATAAGAATTGATAAAGTCAACACGAATAAATAGGGAACCGTACTTACTTTTGTCAAGAATGCTGTAACACTCACTATTCTTGATGACAGGTAGAAGATGCTTTTTAAGTAAATATTGATCATGTTATTTTTTCCTGAAGATAGCAATGTGTAGGTACTCATTGCCTATAAGGAGATGTGCTTTAAATTTCTTGCTGAAGTAGGAAATTATCAAAATAAGTCAGATTTTAATTTTGATTGCAGTAGAAATATTTATTTTAGAATGACAAAGATATTTATGCACAAGCCATTATCATAAACCTTGATAAACTCAGATTCACTCTTGGCTGTTTGCAACACAGCCCCAGTCGTTCTATAGGCTTCATCATAAATGATCAGATGAAATTTCGGTAAATAGTATTTCTTTTGCGCATCCGCTTGATTCACTTAACCATGAAATTTGTGGCATGTTTATTAGAAATTTGCATAGTTTTTCACAACAGGATTTAGAAAAACTTGGAGAAAAGAGACGCGCTTTGTAGAGGAATGTTAAAAAATCCTATTCCCTTACTTTTATTTAGGCATCCAGAACCTTAAAAAAGATATATAATATCAATAAGTTGTTTATGGTATAAAATTGAATGGTGGGTGATGAGGGGATCGAACCCACGACCCGCTGATTAAGAGTCAGCTGCTCTACCGACTGAGCTAATCACCCACGTTATCTCAAAAGATAAGAATGAGCGGATCTATAATGCTCCTAAGGAAAGATGTCTAGATATTTTATTGTTCTTTATATGAAAATGGTAAAGTCTATAGCTTAATTGGCTAATTGGCTGTACGATTAAATATGATACCCCTCTTGATCTTATATAAAAATAAACCCATTATAGAAGAATCTATGAATAAATGTTCTGATTGTTATACGGGACTATAGTTGGAGGATCGTCGAGCGTAATGCCCGAACAAAATTCAGAGGAGCCTTCTTGTGGTTATAAGCAGTTTAGGCCTTCGTTCTGTTTTATAAATTTTATCAGTAATTGTATGCATTTAAGGGATATTTTGCCGTTGTTTGCTTTGAGCGAAATCTTTTTGCGTTCAATGTACTTGAACAATTGTGCGAATGAAAGCTCATGAATTTGTTTTGTCAATTGCGCGCTTTTAAGCTTTTAAAGAGATTTTTGAAGGGTGAACTATGATGGAATGGATCACTGATCCCCATGCGTGGTTTGGTTTGGTCACATTGGTTTTTCTCGAAATTGTTTTAGGCATAGATAACCTTGTCTTTATTGCAATTTTAGCCGAAAAATTGCCGCTACATTTGCGTGATCGTGCGCGCATGATAGGCCTTACTTTAGCACTAGTTATGCGACTTTTTCTTCTTACGGTTATTGGATGGGTGATGAATCTCGATACGATAATTCTTTCATTCTCGTCTTTTGTATTTAGTTGGCATAGCATTATTTTAATTGGCGGTGGGGCTTTTTTGCTGGCAAAGGGAACGCTAGAATTACATGAGAGGTTGGAAGGGGTACCGCATGAAAGAAAAACAAGGGTTGCTTATGCTGTTTTTTGGCAAGTAATTGTTCAAATCGTGGTTCTGGATGCCGTTTTTTCCTTAGATAGTATTATTACTGCCACAGGTATGATTATAAAAGAGCAGGCAGTGGTTATGTATATTGCAGTTATTGCTGCTATGGGTGTGATGATGTGTGGATCTGGCGCTCTTATGCGTTTTATTAATCGTCATTCTACTATTGTAATTCTTTGTCTTGGCTTTTTGATGATGATTGGATTTACTCTCATTGTTGAAGGATTTGGCTTTCATATTCCAAAAGGGTATTTATATGC from Bartonella taylorii encodes:
- a CDS encoding helix-turn-helix transcriptional regulator, with translation MTENDILLTDRESAKLLHMSVSTFRRHVTNGSLPKPLKFGFLSRWLQSDLINVIEQAKQQRYTIKC
- a CDS encoding MFS transporter codes for the protein MNLFFKKSPLTLFCSLFISKVGDYAYEVIFVLLVLELTDNYFFTGLVYFFRFIPFLFFGPIGGWLADNFSLKKNMILSEFVRLLASLLVFITYITDTAHIIVLIFAAICTTIGRSIFQPSFQAAIPRMFSINELTKANSISQIIDETASIIGPLVCSVLLFLANKSTVLIFDFFTYFISIIVLFNLMNLNSSKNKLFNFIKIYREIASYLKYISTENNNLFITLVGSSFAILFTGATLRFLIPAFVLSVGGEESFVSYIFSLIAVGTIVGGLLYSKIILNVTSLKLMVFWLLYGVIMFVMPLVAGLYLKLILGLAFVLGFIGAFVDISLVSAIQLYSRRDDFGKSFGTFSTLANSAEAMSGFIAGLFALVGLVSSFLAMSALIIFTGIIGVIKIKKNKDITPLNTTVDDDH